One part of the Podarcis muralis chromosome 3, rPodMur119.hap1.1, whole genome shotgun sequence genome encodes these proteins:
- the IRS2 gene encoding insulin receptor substrate 2 isoform X1 — protein sequence MASPPAAELPARPQGGLNRNNNNNQQQQLPPPPPGVRKCGYLRKHKHGHRRFFVLRAASDGAAADEAPPQPARLEYYESEKKWRSKSAAPKRSIALDSCLNIHKRADAKHKHLVALYTRDEYFALAAESEPEQEAWYVALTELLRESQPAGHDSPRRQPPSASREEPPLPGASPYREVWQVTLKPRGLGQSRNLAGVHRLCLAARTVGLVRLNCQRPCVTLQLMNIRRCGHSDSFFFMELGRSASTGPGELWMQADDSVVAQNIHETILEAMKALRELAEFRPRSKSQSSSSSSSSSSSGASGALSAMCSRPISVPGRRHHHPPSLTALPPSQAGLLRRSRTDTLVAGRSSGNRSRTASEGDGGRAGSLAGSPSGSDAGEPPLGRLHTPGAASCRLGTQAAAPPGRSLALLRSPSLVTKLATDPGMFSQHPSSSSTSGSPSDPASFLAFEELGPAMDPSTASNHSNTPETPPDLQLDGYIAMERGHLCYWPYIWESAGGDKVPRKRTYSLTTPAYRHPMPTLLSSASLDEYTLMRATLPAAGAPSRGTYTPYPEDYCDVDIGSGGTTSSSSSSHLGRSGSGEEGYMPMSSGGAAVLPLQGGPGGYMSMSPTSVSAPQQILHPHSHKISSDNSLDDSDYMRMLGTKLSGESPDGRMTSGDYIDMSPLLLPPVYGSASPLPSPDGFAGQGLRGQTNNFYNPLSHACQSQPNSLGEKKNSDQYMLMNSPVERLTLTPKGESFLAICNHTMMPSTIYYSQTESSLTPYMNEQPPTNESQSPCGEYVHIGYSLACGSSASSLGSGLNEHNDSLIPSYMNLNFDGSQSAAAESLEDVLIPGSCPSPGQPNKHYLKVEMETTFTTATPTQPILQKPENVNISSPVTELKQLTLSGVQAFIFASPPPDPNHGAKVIRADPQGRRRHSSETFPSTTTVTPVSPSFAHSPKRHNSASVENVSLRKNGLLEEQTSSPMCRETSAGFQNGLNHIAVDVLEGDYLASGGQGKHKGRHPCNESINGTCTSIDFLTHNLKEVSSVKE from the exons ATGGCGAGTCCCCCCGCGGCGGAGCTTCCCGCCCGCCCGCAAGGAGGCCTCAaccgcaacaacaacaacaaccagcagcagcagctgccgccgccgccgccgggcgtGCGCAAGTGCGGCTACCTGCGCAAGCACAAGCACGGCCACAGGCGCTTCTTCGTGCTCCGCGCCGCCAGCGACGGAGCCGCCGCGGACGAAGCGCCGCCTCAGCCCGCCCGGCTGGAGTACTACGAGAGCGAGAAGAAGTGGCGGAGCAAGTCGGCGGCGCCCAAGCGCTCCATCGCGCTCGACTCTTGCCTCAACATCCACAAGCGGGCCGACGCCAAGCACAAGCACCTGGTGGCTCTGTACACGCGCGACGAGTACTTCGCGCTGGCAGCCGAGAGCGAGCCGGAGCAGGAGGCCTGGTACGTGGCGCTGACGGAGCTGCTCCGCGAGAGCCAGCCCGCCGGGCACGACTCCCCTCGGCGCCAGCCGCCGTCGGCCTCCCGCGAGGAGCCGCCGCTGCCCGGGGCCTCGCCTTACCGCGAGGTGTGGCAGGTGACGCTGAAGCCCCGGGGCCTCGGGCAGAGCCGCAACCTCGCCGGCGTGCACCGGCTGTGCCTAGCGGCGCGCACGGTGGGGCTGGTGCGCCTCAACTGCCAGCGGCCCTGCGTGACGCTGCAGCTCATGAACATCCGCCGCTGCGGCCACTCGGATAGCTTCTTCTTCATGGAGCTTGGTCGCTCAGCTTCGACTGGGCCCGGCGAGCTGTGGATGCAGGCGGACGACTCGGTGGTGGCGCAGAACATCCATGAGACCATCCTGGAGGCCATGAAGGCGCTGCGGGAGCTGGCCGAGTTCCGCCCACGCAGCAAGAGCCAGTCGTCGTCATCTTCATCCAGTTCGTCATCGTCCGGCGCCAGCGGAGCATTGTCGGCTATGTGCAGTCGACCCATTTCGGTTCCCGGCCGCCGCCATCACCACCCGCCCTCTCTGACGGCGCTGCCCCCCAGCCAGGCCGGGCTTCTCCGCCGGTCGCGTACAGACACTCTGGTGGCGGGCAGAAGCAGTGGGAACCGGAGCCGGACTGCGAGTGAGGGTGACGGGGGCAGAGCTGGTTCACTAGCTGGCAGCCCCTCGGGGTCCGACGCTGGAGAGCCCCCGCTCGGCCGCTTGCACACGCCTGGGGCAGCCAGCTGCAGGCTTGGGACCCAGGCAGCTGCGCCGCCCGGTCGCTCCCTGGCCTTGTTGCGCTCCCCCTCCTTGGTTACAAAGCTGGCTACGGACCCAGGCATGTTCTCCCAGCACCCTTCCAGCAGCAGCACCTCCGGCTCCCCTAGCGATCCTGCTAGCTTCCTGGCCTTTGAGGAGTTGGGTCCAGCCATGGACCCTTCAACAGCTAGTAACCACAGCAACACACCTGAGACTCCTCCTGACCTGCAGCTGGATGGCTACATTGCCATGGAGCGGGGACACCTTTGTTATTGGCCCTACATATGGGAGAGCGCTGGAGGAGACAAGGTTCCCAGGAAGCGCACTTACTCCCTGACAACACCAGCATATCGGCACCCCATGCCAACTCTTCTCTCCTCTGCCTCGCTGGATGAGTACACACTCATGCGGGCTACCTTACCAGCAGCAGGGGCCCCTTCAAGGGGAACCTATACTCCTTACCCTGAGGACTACTGTGATGTGGACATTGGCTCTGGCGGAACcaccagcagcagtagcagctcaCATCTAGGTCGCAGTGGTAGTGGGGAGGAGGGCTACATGCCCATGAGCTCTGGGGGAGCAGCTGTTTTGCCATTGCAAGGTGGTCCTGGTGGTTATATGTCTATGAGCCCCACCAGTGTGTCAGCTCCACAGCAGATTTTGCATCCTCACTCCCACAAGATCAGCAGTGATAACTCCCTAGATGACAGTGACTACATGCGCATGTTGGGTACTAAGTtatctggggagagtcctgatggGAGAATGACCAGTGGTGACTACATTGACATGTCCCCTTTGCTGTTGCCTCCCGTCTATGGATCTGCCTCACCTTTGCCCTCTCCTGATGGCTTTGCAGGCCAGGGGCTGAGGGGCCAGACCAACAACTTCTATAACCCACTATCTCATGCCTGCCAAAGCCAGCCAAACTCTCTGGGTGAGAAAAAGAACAGTGACCAGTATATGTTAATGAACTCACCTGTAGAGAGATTAACTCTCACACCCAAAGGGGAGTCCTTCCTTGCTATCTGCAACCACACAATGATGCCTTCAACCATTTACTACAGCCAAACTGAGAGCTCTCTTACTCCCTACATGAATGAGCAACCCCCTACAAATGAATCACAAAGTCCCTGTGGAGAGTATGTCCACATTGGATATTCACTAGCCTGTGGCAGCTCAGCTTCCTCACTTGGTTCTGGGTTGAATGAGCACAATGATTCCCTCATCCCCAGCTATATGAACCTCAACTTTGATGGGTCACAATCAGCAGCTGCAGAATCCTTGGAAGATGTGTTGATCCCAGGATCCTGCCCCAGCCCTGGGCAACCTAACAAACATTACCTAAAGGTTGAAATGGAGACAACTTTTACAACAGCCACCCCAACCCAGCCCATTTTACAGAAGCCAGAAAATGTTAATATAAGCAGCCCTGTTACTGAATTGAAGCAACTTACACTTTCTGGGGTGCAGGCCTTCATCTTTGCCAGTCCTCCTCCTGATCCTAATCATGGAGCCAAAGTAATCCGTGCTGATCCTCAGGGACGGCGGAGGCACAGCTCAGAGACCTTTCCCTCTACTACTACAGTGACGCCTGTTTCTCCTTCCTTTGCACACAGTCCCAAGCGACACAATTCTGCCTCTGTGGAAAATGTGTCCCTCAGGAAAAATGGCTTGTTAGAAGAGCAGACCAGCAGCCCCATGTGCCGAGAGACCTCAGCTGGCTTCCAGAATGGCCTCAACCACATTGCTGTTGATGTCTTGGAAGGAGACTATTTGGCAAGTGGTGGCCAAGGCAAGCACAAAGGCAGACACCCCTGTAATGAAAGTATCAATGGTACTTGCACCAGTATAGACTTCTTGACCCACAATTTGAAAGAAGTCTCTTCAGTGAAAG aaTGA
- the IRS2 gene encoding insulin receptor substrate 2 isoform X2, producing MASPPAAELPARPQGGLNRNNNNNQQQQLPPPPPGVRKCGYLRKHKHGHRRFFVLRAASDGAAADEAPPQPARLEYYESEKKWRSKSAAPKRSIALDSCLNIHKRADAKHKHLVALYTRDEYFALAAESEPEQEAWYVALTELLRESQPAGHDSPRRQPPSASREEPPLPGASPYREVWQVTLKPRGLGQSRNLAGVHRLCLAARTVGLVRLNCQRPCVTLQLMNIRRCGHSDSFFFMELGRSASTGPGELWMQADDSVVAQNIHETILEAMKALRELAEFRPRSKSQSSSSSSSSSSSGASGALSAMCSRPISVPGRRHHHPPSLTALPPSQAGLLRRSRTDTLVAGRSSGNRSRTASEGDGGRAGSLAGSPSGSDAGEPPLGRLHTPGAASCRLGTQAAAPPGRSLALLRSPSLVTKLATDPGMFSQHPSSSSTSGSPSDPASFLAFEELGPAMDPSTASNHSNTPETPPDLQLDGYIAMERGHLCYWPYIWESAGGDKVPRKRTYSLTTPAYRHPMPTLLSSASLDEYTLMRATLPAAGAPSRGTYTPYPEDYCDVDIGSGGTTSSSSSSHLGRSGSGEEGYMPMSSGGAAVLPLQGGPGGYMSMSPTSVSAPQQILHPHSHKISSDNSLDDSDYMRMLGTKLSGESPDGRMTSGDYIDMSPLLLPPVYGSASPLPSPDGFAGQGLRGQTNNFYNPLSHACQSQPNSLGEKKNSDQYMLMNSPVERLTLTPKGESFLAICNHTMMPSTIYYSQTESSLTPYMNEQPPTNESQSPCGEYVHIGYSLACGSSASSLGSGLNEHNDSLIPSYMNLNFDGSQSAAAESLEDVLIPGSCPSPGQPNKHYLKVEMETTFTTATPTQPILQKPENVNISSPVTELKQLTLSGVQAFIFASPPPDPNHGAKVIRADPQGRRRHSSETFPSTTTVTPVSPSFAHSPKRHNSASVENVSLRKNGLLEEQTSSPMCRETSAGFQNGLNHIAVDVLEGDYLASGGQGKHKGRHPCNESINGTCTSIDFLTHNLKEVSSVKAI from the coding sequence ATGGCGAGTCCCCCCGCGGCGGAGCTTCCCGCCCGCCCGCAAGGAGGCCTCAaccgcaacaacaacaacaaccagcagcagcagctgccgccgccgccgccgggcgtGCGCAAGTGCGGCTACCTGCGCAAGCACAAGCACGGCCACAGGCGCTTCTTCGTGCTCCGCGCCGCCAGCGACGGAGCCGCCGCGGACGAAGCGCCGCCTCAGCCCGCCCGGCTGGAGTACTACGAGAGCGAGAAGAAGTGGCGGAGCAAGTCGGCGGCGCCCAAGCGCTCCATCGCGCTCGACTCTTGCCTCAACATCCACAAGCGGGCCGACGCCAAGCACAAGCACCTGGTGGCTCTGTACACGCGCGACGAGTACTTCGCGCTGGCAGCCGAGAGCGAGCCGGAGCAGGAGGCCTGGTACGTGGCGCTGACGGAGCTGCTCCGCGAGAGCCAGCCCGCCGGGCACGACTCCCCTCGGCGCCAGCCGCCGTCGGCCTCCCGCGAGGAGCCGCCGCTGCCCGGGGCCTCGCCTTACCGCGAGGTGTGGCAGGTGACGCTGAAGCCCCGGGGCCTCGGGCAGAGCCGCAACCTCGCCGGCGTGCACCGGCTGTGCCTAGCGGCGCGCACGGTGGGGCTGGTGCGCCTCAACTGCCAGCGGCCCTGCGTGACGCTGCAGCTCATGAACATCCGCCGCTGCGGCCACTCGGATAGCTTCTTCTTCATGGAGCTTGGTCGCTCAGCTTCGACTGGGCCCGGCGAGCTGTGGATGCAGGCGGACGACTCGGTGGTGGCGCAGAACATCCATGAGACCATCCTGGAGGCCATGAAGGCGCTGCGGGAGCTGGCCGAGTTCCGCCCACGCAGCAAGAGCCAGTCGTCGTCATCTTCATCCAGTTCGTCATCGTCCGGCGCCAGCGGAGCATTGTCGGCTATGTGCAGTCGACCCATTTCGGTTCCCGGCCGCCGCCATCACCACCCGCCCTCTCTGACGGCGCTGCCCCCCAGCCAGGCCGGGCTTCTCCGCCGGTCGCGTACAGACACTCTGGTGGCGGGCAGAAGCAGTGGGAACCGGAGCCGGACTGCGAGTGAGGGTGACGGGGGCAGAGCTGGTTCACTAGCTGGCAGCCCCTCGGGGTCCGACGCTGGAGAGCCCCCGCTCGGCCGCTTGCACACGCCTGGGGCAGCCAGCTGCAGGCTTGGGACCCAGGCAGCTGCGCCGCCCGGTCGCTCCCTGGCCTTGTTGCGCTCCCCCTCCTTGGTTACAAAGCTGGCTACGGACCCAGGCATGTTCTCCCAGCACCCTTCCAGCAGCAGCACCTCCGGCTCCCCTAGCGATCCTGCTAGCTTCCTGGCCTTTGAGGAGTTGGGTCCAGCCATGGACCCTTCAACAGCTAGTAACCACAGCAACACACCTGAGACTCCTCCTGACCTGCAGCTGGATGGCTACATTGCCATGGAGCGGGGACACCTTTGTTATTGGCCCTACATATGGGAGAGCGCTGGAGGAGACAAGGTTCCCAGGAAGCGCACTTACTCCCTGACAACACCAGCATATCGGCACCCCATGCCAACTCTTCTCTCCTCTGCCTCGCTGGATGAGTACACACTCATGCGGGCTACCTTACCAGCAGCAGGGGCCCCTTCAAGGGGAACCTATACTCCTTACCCTGAGGACTACTGTGATGTGGACATTGGCTCTGGCGGAACcaccagcagcagtagcagctcaCATCTAGGTCGCAGTGGTAGTGGGGAGGAGGGCTACATGCCCATGAGCTCTGGGGGAGCAGCTGTTTTGCCATTGCAAGGTGGTCCTGGTGGTTATATGTCTATGAGCCCCACCAGTGTGTCAGCTCCACAGCAGATTTTGCATCCTCACTCCCACAAGATCAGCAGTGATAACTCCCTAGATGACAGTGACTACATGCGCATGTTGGGTACTAAGTtatctggggagagtcctgatggGAGAATGACCAGTGGTGACTACATTGACATGTCCCCTTTGCTGTTGCCTCCCGTCTATGGATCTGCCTCACCTTTGCCCTCTCCTGATGGCTTTGCAGGCCAGGGGCTGAGGGGCCAGACCAACAACTTCTATAACCCACTATCTCATGCCTGCCAAAGCCAGCCAAACTCTCTGGGTGAGAAAAAGAACAGTGACCAGTATATGTTAATGAACTCACCTGTAGAGAGATTAACTCTCACACCCAAAGGGGAGTCCTTCCTTGCTATCTGCAACCACACAATGATGCCTTCAACCATTTACTACAGCCAAACTGAGAGCTCTCTTACTCCCTACATGAATGAGCAACCCCCTACAAATGAATCACAAAGTCCCTGTGGAGAGTATGTCCACATTGGATATTCACTAGCCTGTGGCAGCTCAGCTTCCTCACTTGGTTCTGGGTTGAATGAGCACAATGATTCCCTCATCCCCAGCTATATGAACCTCAACTTTGATGGGTCACAATCAGCAGCTGCAGAATCCTTGGAAGATGTGTTGATCCCAGGATCCTGCCCCAGCCCTGGGCAACCTAACAAACATTACCTAAAGGTTGAAATGGAGACAACTTTTACAACAGCCACCCCAACCCAGCCCATTTTACAGAAGCCAGAAAATGTTAATATAAGCAGCCCTGTTACTGAATTGAAGCAACTTACACTTTCTGGGGTGCAGGCCTTCATCTTTGCCAGTCCTCCTCCTGATCCTAATCATGGAGCCAAAGTAATCCGTGCTGATCCTCAGGGACGGCGGAGGCACAGCTCAGAGACCTTTCCCTCTACTACTACAGTGACGCCTGTTTCTCCTTCCTTTGCACACAGTCCCAAGCGACACAATTCTGCCTCTGTGGAAAATGTGTCCCTCAGGAAAAATGGCTTGTTAGAAGAGCAGACCAGCAGCCCCATGTGCCGAGAGACCTCAGCTGGCTTCCAGAATGGCCTCAACCACATTGCTGTTGATGTCTTGGAAGGAGACTATTTGGCAAGTGGTGGCCAAGGCAAGCACAAAGGCAGACACCCCTGTAATGAAAGTATCAATGGTACTTGCACCAGTATAGACTTCTTGACCCACAATTTGAAAGAAGTCTCTTCAGTGAAAG